The sequence below is a genomic window from Ipomoea triloba cultivar NCNSP0323 chromosome 10, ASM357664v1.
TAGAGCAAATTGAAAAGCCTGCTAGAAATCCAACCAGATGACAACTGGAACAATGCACCATCTACTCATGTAAAAGCATAAGCAATGGTCACAAATTTGGAGTAAAAGATTATTACACTCACATTATGATCTTGGAAAACTGCATGAGTGGCTGTTAAAACATCTGAAAAACAATGTAGAAAGATTGACTGTTAATTGCAGCATATACTAATGGTACCATCAAACTTCAATGTCACAAACAgtcaatcttcttcttcttttaatatCTTAACTAGACTTGGTTAAAATTTTGTGGCATTGAAGAATTCATATATCCAGCATTGGGATATAATGTTTTTCTAATcttctactttaattttttttcaccaAGTGTAATAATCTTCTGCTTTGGGATATAAACTTTAATCTTATCTAATAAACTTGGTAAAAGCTTTGTGACACATGAATTAAAATCTAGCGTTTAAATCAGTGGGATAAATGATATGAAAAGAGATTCATATGTCCAGCATATAGCCACCACTTACGCTTGAGACCAATAATCGCCTGCAGTCGAACATCCTCATGAAAATAGGAAGAATGTTTTACCATAATCTTCAGTGTCTCTTCCAAGTATCTTGAAATATATTAAGGTAATCCAAAGAATgatgataatttttttactcCATTTTATATCGCAAATGTGGTAtgaataaatagtaaacaattTCAAAGGATACGGTGCATAGGACTTCTTTGTATGTAGAGCAAACAGGCCAAGAGCTTGAGTAGCAGCTGCCTTTTCATCTAATACACCAGTTCTTATACTGATATTTCGAACCCGCGCTTCATCATGTGCTTCATCATCAGAGGAAACTCCACCAAATCCATGAATATTCTCATCCTCATCAAAGTCATCAATATCCACGGCAGAGCCATCATCAAGGTTGCAGGATGAGAAGGCCAGATGAACAACATGAGGAAGATACTGTAACAAAATGATAACAGCATGAGACATTTTAGACAAGATAAGTTTGCACAAGAATGTAAAAGTTCCTAAGCCAAGAATACCTGAGCAAATCCATCATCTAAAATTTCTGCTACATTACTGAAGAACCCATGAGTATACTCCCGAAGTTCACTGAACTCCAAGGAAAATCCCTGACATATTAAATTGGTAAGCCAAGTTGTACAAAAAACTGTCAAACCCCAGAATGCAAAACAGTAACAAAGTTCGTTACAGTCTTACAGAAATTGCAGCTTCAATGAAAGGTGGTAAAATGGATTCCATCCTAGCCCTTCCAGCAGACATTGCGACTATACCAACCAATTCAGTAGCTCTGGCTCGTGAACGCAGGTCTTCATCATTCGTAAGCACCATGAAATTTTTCATCAACTCCAAAACTCGCTGAGAATACGGAACAAATGCTTGCTCTGCTGCTGATGCAACTGAACCAATGGCAGACTGCAACAGGAAACAGAATATATGAAAACAGAAACACATGAGACCATAATatcacatataaataataatattaccatGCAAGTCTCCTGCAAGTTGCGAGGGCTATTTTGCAGCGCATTAAGTAATTTCCCCATCAAAGGATCCAGAAAAGGAAGAATCTCTTCACCCATGTTCTCACAGAATGCTGCCAGGGCGTAATATGACTTTTCCTGCACAGGAATAAAACTAATTCATGAATGCATAAAAATGGGCAGAAGTGAAGGATACATCTCTGACAGAACAAATTCACACCTTAACTTCATCGGATACATCCTCTAGGGCACTTAAAATGCAAGGGAGAACACTTTCATAGTGAGACACTATCTCAGGCTGCAGATGCTCAGCAAATTGACCCATTGCAAATGAAGCAGCACCTCTCACCATTTGTTCAGGATCTCTGAGGGCCCCTAAGACCACCTGAAGAACAGGGGCCAACTTATCTTTCATGAGCTCCGAACAACCCTCAGATATAACACCCAGAGATGTGACTGAAGCTTCCCTAAACTTTGGATTGGGACTTTGGATGCTCAAAGAAGCAAATTCAAAAACGGGTGGAAAGACATGTTTAGGCAGGTTTATGGCTATGGTATCAATAACTTCTGCAGCAGCTCGATCTGGTGCaagatcatcatcttcatccctGTTTGTGGACTCTGCAAGCAACGGACACATAACTTGCAGAATTGGTGTGACAAGCTTGTACTTTTTCAGAGAATTGTGCTTAAATTTTCCAAGCCATGAGATTATTTGAATTGCCtgataaataagaaaataaaaaagaaacacCAAATGAAAGAAAATTCAGGATGAACAAATAGGGAACAAGGCAACAAAACTATGCAGgaaaatttataaacaaataaaggaTCCATATACAACTAAAAGTTCCACCAACAAAAAATAATGCTCCTACCTGATGGCGTGTGTTGGGTTCCAAATTGGGGCTAGAGCAAACCTCAAGAGAAAACTGCACAATAGCCTTAACTGAATCTCCAAGAAGAGGTGCAGGAGATTCTATCAGCTCATCAAATATTTCAAAAGCAAGTATAGCAACATCCTCATCACCAGAAGAAAGACATTGTCTCGATACGTTCAAAATACTGGGAATGAATTCCCTAAACTTCACCTGCCATGAGTGAAGAAAGGCAGTATGagaattttgttgaaaattaaCCATCCACATTTTATATAACCACCCACCCAGCTCAtagaaagaaggaaaaaaaatgcagAAGTAAATTAACACATAAAAGAGGCAGGCAGGactcaaaattttcaaagatTTGTGTCttttcttgatatatatatatatatcactgtgAATCTTGGACCAGTGAATATTATTTCAGGTATCATTTTCTTAGCAGTAGGTAATCATGTAAAATTGCTTTTGACAGATGAATATGGCTATAAATGACAATTGTGACATCAAATTTGGAAAAGCTAAAAGCTCTCACCACTTCATCCTGATCATGAGTGAACTCTAGAAAAGATCCGACTGCCCTGTCAAAGAAAGTTAAATTCCATTTGGCATGAGATGCAAGACATATAAAAGATAATCACGTGTTAAATAACTAACAAAAAGACTGATAAATTTTTTGAGACAAGTCTTACTTCAGAGCAGCAACCCTAACACGACTGCTAGTTTCATCTTGAAGGCACTTAAGCAGCAGTGACTGTAAGTCAGTAAAATATGGACGAAATGAATTCCCAATTGTTTCCGTTAAGGAGCTGAAAAGGATCAATGCAACCTTCACATCACAGATAGCAAGCAGCATTAGTCCATTGAAAATGAGTAGCCATATGAATTAAGTAGTCCTGCAAAAGAACTAGATCAAGGATAGCATACTTCTCTGTGGTCCTCTTGAGGACTTTGACTGCACTGAAATAAGAATGGCAACAGATCAGGCCATTCACCAGCTGGAACTGCATACTTTGCAATAATACTCACTACATTAGCACTGGCTCGCCTAACAGGCGCACTGCAAAAGCAACACATATAGAAGTTAATAAGGATTGATACATCAACTGGTCCAAATTTTGATAAGATCATGCATCACACTCTTAACTTCTTAAGTTGAGAGTTACCACATTCTACtctgtgaaaattggggaaactTATGCACAATCACGTTTACTTATAGTTAGATATCAGCATACAGAGTCGTTACAATCAAATAACACAGTATATTGTCATTGTGCATGAAAACATTTTgcattcaaataaaataaaattattcagCAAATACAGGAAATTCAAGCCAAAACGAGAGTGTTTAAGACCTGTGCTCCACAGTGATGCTGTCTATTAAGGACTGCTTGACGAGTTGACGGAGCTGAGGAGAAAGCTTGCCCCAATGGCCGGTGATCTTCTTGCGTAGGAGGACGGCGGCGAGCTGGCGGACGTTGGGCGTCTTGGCGGTACGTAAGTGGTGAATTAGGGCGGGGACCACCTGCGGATCCTTTGCAAGGCGCTTTATCTGGTCCTCCGCCTGCCGCCGGGCGTCATTGTCCGGCATCAGAAACTGAATAAGCAATAACTCCAATGACTGCGCCATCGGTTCCTCTCAAACTCTCCGCCGGCTTCTCTTTGTTATAGTGTAGAAAACCCTGCGGCTGAGCTGAGTGAGGGTTTCCGGTTTCCGGTTCTGCTTTGGAATTTATATGTAGCGAGGAAAACGGCGGGTGAAAAACGGAGGGTTTTGGGGGTTAATAGTGCCGGGAGTGATGTCGGCCACGCGTCACTCTCGTGCGTGATTGatgctttttcttctttgttttttttttctttttttgccaATCAAATTAGTGAATTTTGAAGTAATTTTTGAggttttatcaattttagtctGTGCAACTAAATTGTCAATCAATTCTCACTTGAAAAGTTTTAattcactttatttttttaatcacagTAGCAATATTGTTTTTCTATCTTCaaaatcaaaaatattacatcgGAGTATGCTACAATATTATTAGAAATTCACGTCTTTTTCTAAAAATCGCCAGACGCGTCAGTGAAACCAGTGGTACTTCCTCCAAACTTACTGATATTGCCACCGACAACCTCTATAGGATTTTTAAATGCACATTATAATTTTCCACTTCTTTACAAACTGACTTGAATTGGTTTAATCATTAATTTAAATAACTATTTTTAAACTATTACCAATTGACATTTCAAAAAGTGTTAATTCGGACCTATCAAATCCATGGATGCTAACTGTCCACCATTCTCCCTCTCCAGTCCCTCCTCCGCTATCTTCTCTGAAACTTCACTTCCTCCCCTTTGTCACTTACCTCAAAACTTGTGTCATTTGCACACAAATCAATATGTACATGTACTCAATCGTGCTATAAAGACTAAACTCTAAAGTTTAGACGGATTTCACTGATGCTTTGTCGGTACGTTTTGCTTTAAAGTTGTGAATGAATAGATTAGTCTGAATTGTTTTTCGGTGTCATAAACTATCACTTGGCAATTGCATCGTTGGAGTAAATGTAACCATTGGGATCAGTGTACATCGGACCTTTCGATTTAAAAAATAGTGTCGGACTTCACTTTCCCTCCTTTGTTTTAACATAGGAATACAATATAGCCCTCTTTCCCCGtgattaaagaaaataaagtgaATTAAAACTTTTCGGTGAGAATTTGCCGATAAATTTGGTCGAAGTAActaaaagtgatacaaattaaatagttaagGTACTAAATTTGTAGTTTTGAAAGTTGTAGACTGAAATAAACAACACTCtaatagtcataggaccaaaactgaaataatgtactttccattaatacaatttacttttttaatatactaaaagtacattatttgatagtatacaaaataatgtaatttttatttgtggTCCACACAGACCATGCAATAACGAAGGTAAAATATGGTGGGtcatgattttattaattttttttcttcaaccAATAAATATTGAACATTTGGCGAGAGTTATACTCCATTGAGTAGGTATACTATTTTTGTCATGAAAATCAAGCAGGTGGCAGTGCACATATTCAACAAATACAAAGATGGGCTTGCCTCGCAACTGGATGGAGGAAACTAAATGTGGATTATGCGATTGATTTGACCTCCAACAATATGGGATTTGGATAAGTGATCAGGGATGAGCACAACTCGTTTGACGCAGCTGCTACAAGGATAACTAATGGGGTTTTCACTCCAAGGGAGGTTGAGGCTGCAGATGGGAAGGAATTAGGAAGCTCTAAGTTGGTTAAAGAATCATGACTATTCTAAGATGCTGGTGAAAATTGATTCATTACTAGTTGTTCAGAAGTTGCATGAACCAACTTCTTTGTCTTCTTTTGATTTTGCTAGTGTTAGTATTGTTAATGTTATTAGGCAACTTTTCAATGTGAATGTCACTTTTGTCAAAACAGTCGGCAAATGAGGTTACTCATTGTCTTGTAACAGAATTCCTTTCCATTTTTAACCGGGTTCTTTAATTATCCCCTTTCATGTATAATGCATTATTCTATGACaataattatatgtaaaatgTCATTATATGTTTTCCGTGAGACAATCACATATGTGACTTATTCATGGTCTCTTTGGGGTTCATAAGGAATTATTCCATTTTGGATTTGACCCGTGCAATTATACTATACGAAATCTCCATTTGACCGGTAAAAGCTCAAAGATCACAATTAAGTACACATATGAATAGAAATAGTGTCCTGTGTGCTGAGCCATCCCTGTAAGACACTACGTGACTTTAAAGCTAAGAATTTTATCGCCATTAACAGCCACCATATCTACTGGATCTGAAGCTCAGCAGGAGCAATCGCGTTTGAACTAGCCACAACTATACTGCATTGCGTTGCTGCGAGCTGAAACGATGTCGTTTGAAGAGGACGAGGAGTCGTTCGAGCACACGCTCCTGGTGGTGCGTGAGGTGTCGGTTTTCAAAATCCCGCCGCGCCCCACCAGCGGCGGCTACAAGTGCGGCGAGTGGCTTCAGTCCGACAAGATCTGGTCCGGCCGCCTCCGcgtggtgtcctgcaaggagcGCTGCGAGATCCGGCTCGAGGATCCCAACTCCGGCGAGCTCTTCGCTGCTTGCTTCGTGCATCCGGGCCAGCGGGAGAGCTCCGTCGAGTCGGTTCTCGACTCTTCCAGGTACTTCGTGCTGAAGATCGAGGACGGCCGCGGCAAGCACGCGTTCATCGGGCTAGGGTTTAACGAGAGGAATGAGGCTTTCGATTTCAATGTGGCATTGTCGGATCACGACAAGTACGTAAAGAGAGACCACGAAAAGGAGGCCGGCGATGGTCAGACCAGTGATGAGAATAGTCATATTGACATTCATCCAGCTGTAAATCACCGCTTAAAGGTAAGAATTTAGAAGTATTCTCAGCTCATAATACTTGCTGCCGTCACTTTGCTTTAGTGTATTTTTTActagtaattattatatatagcaCATTTTGAGAAGTCTGAActcaaattaatgaaattgcgAGAGATATTCCTGTCAAATTGATGCCTGCTAGCTTTCAGAAGCTCGAGTATGATAGATCAAGATAAACTGGATTCTTTTTTTAGAACACTTGGGGCTATAAATTAAACAGAAATTCATGCAGTGTATTTGCTGACCTCTATGCATTCTAGGCATAAGGGAGTTTCAAAAAGGAAATATAGAGAATATGCAATACAATAATACATGaatctttattttattcacTAGTGTAAACATGTGCTAAAGTTTGCTAGTGCCAGCTTACTTAAACATAATTGAGGCTTTCACGAAGAAAACTATTCCTTTTTTCATTGAGCTGATGATTTAGTTCAGCAATCATTTAGGCTTTGGTATAATCCCAAAGCAAGTTGTATTTGTGCTTTGGTTTGCTTAACTCCTTGTGTGGACCTAAAACTGCTATCTTTATTAACTACCCGAGCCACCTGTTCTTTCAATTGCGAAATgtctttttcactttttcattGTGCATTTCTAGGCTATAGGGAATGCTGATTGAAATTTTTGTTCTTGATCTGCATTGAGTAACTTTCAATAGTTTTGTCCATAGGAAGGAGAAACCATAAGGATAAATGTAAAGAACAAACCTTCTACTGGAGCAGGCATGCTTTCAGCTGCTGGATTGACAAGTGGACTTACTGGAACTGGGAAATCCAAGACCCTAGGCCTTGTGCCACCGCCTATTGGGGCTGGCAAAATCAGATCTCCTCTTCCACCACCTCCCAATGACACTGTTGCTGTTCGCAAGACTTCTGCTAGTCAGGGTACATCACTCAAAGTGCCcaaggaaaataaaaatcattctGCTGATCCATTATCAGATCTCTCTCCACTTGAGGTATTGTGTACTTTCATTTTAATGAACTTCATATGCCTTCTACTGGTAGTCTGGTAGTGTGTTTTGCACATCGTGGtatttttgtttgattattttaaaattttacacttCATTGAGTAGCTGAGTTTGATCCTCatagtttgtcatgagaagaatGGGTGAGACTGCTTGAGAAAATCAATGCACTCACAATCTTCTCTTGGTGCAGTTGGTGTGTCCATGGCTTGGGTTTGAAAATTTAGCTCCAAATAAACTACGAGTGCTATGTTGAGAAAATACTACTCCATAGTATGTATTAGAGTGACATACCATGTTCCTGCAGTTTGGGTTTTCCAATTAGAAGCTATGAGTATATGTATAGACTGAGAGATGAGGATTTGGGAGGAAATAAATAGGAAGAGGTTCTCCTGATCTCAAGTGGttcgtgagagagagagaagtctGTGAATGGTGGTAGTTCAAATTGCACTAACCAAATGCAACAATAGTGTCATATTACCCATATCAACATTAGTTCAACATTTTGTTATGCATATTTAATAAATACCAATTTACTAAATGctgaacaaaaataataattttcaagagATCTCCTTAGATTTCCATAGGTTGGTGATATATATACAACATAGCCTGAGACTGGGACTGAACTGTTCTCAATCGGGGTACtctctttccacacttagaaaatagaaattgtGCTATAGGTGATTCCTACATGGGTTTCTAAGACTTAGTTTTTATGAACAGCCATAGCTCAATCTATGAAGTGTCGTTTGCTTTAAACAGTGATATTCTTTATTGAATGTTGATGGCATCAATAAGTTTAAGAACTTTCTTATATCGTACAACTGTTATACATTGATTCCATCAGGTTGCAGAGATAACATATGCAGTAATTACAGACTCTTAACGACTGATTTTTTGCCTTCTCTTTTTGAACGTCTTATATGTATGTCAGTTTTACGTAACACATGCATGTGAGAGTGAATTCAGAGatgttaataatttattttgggaTGTGCAGAAGAGCCTGCCA
It includes:
- the LOC116032656 gene encoding importin-4 — protein: MAQSLELLLIQFLMPDNDARRQAEDQIKRLAKDPQVVPALIHHLRTAKTPNVRQLAAVLLRKKITGHWGKLSPQLRQLVKQSLIDSITVEHSAPVRRASANVVSIIAKYAVPAGEWPDLLPFLFQCSQSPQEDHREVALILFSSLTETIGNSFRPYFTDLQSLLLKCLQDETSSRVRVAALKAVGSFLEFTHDQDEVVKFREFIPSILNVSRQCLSSGDEDVAILAFEIFDELIESPAPLLGDSVKAIVQFSLEVCSSPNLEPNTRHQAIQIISWLGKFKHNSLKKYKLVTPILQVMCPLLAESTNRDEDDDLAPDRAAAEVIDTIAINLPKHVFPPVFEFASLSIQSPNPKFREASVTSLGVISEGCSELMKDKLAPVLQVVLGALRDPEQMVRGAASFAMGQFAEHLQPEIVSHYESVLPCILSALEDVSDEVKEKSYYALAAFCENMGEEILPFLDPLMGKLLNALQNSPRNLQETCMSAIGSVASAAEQAFVPYSQRVLELMKNFMVLTNDEDLRSRARATELVGIVAMSAGRARMESILPPFIEAAISGFSLEFSELREYTHGFFSNVAEILDDGFAQYLPHVVHLAFSSCNLDDGSAVDIDDFDEDENIHGFGGVSSDDEAHDEARVRNISIRTGVLDEKAAATQALGLFALHTKKSYAPYLEETLKIMVKHSSYFHEDVRLQAIIGLKHVLTATHAVFQDHNEGAVKANEVLATVMGIYIKAMAEDDDKEVVAQACMGIADITKDFGYATVEPYMAELVEATLVLLKEQSACQLIESDSEVDDDDTAHDEVLMDAVSDLLPAFAKAMGPQFAPVFSKLFDPLMKFARATRPPQDRTMVVASLAEVAQHMGAPIANYIDVVMPLVLKELASPEPTNRRNAAFCAGELCKNGGESVLKYYGQVLHGLYPLFGESEPDNAVRDNAAGAVARMIMVHPESIPLNQVLPVFLKVLPLKEDQEESMAVYSCICNLVLSSNSQILSLVPELVNIFAQVAISPVETPEVKAHVGRAFSHLFTLYGQQLQPLLGNLPPAHANALAAIAPKS
- the LOC116031429 gene encoding uncharacterized protein At1g03900 — protein: MSFEEDEESFEHTLLVVREVSVFKIPPRPTSGGYKCGEWLQSDKIWSGRLRVVSCKERCEIRLEDPNSGELFAACFVHPGQRESSVESVLDSSRYFVLKIEDGRGKHAFIGLGFNERNEAFDFNVALSDHDKYVKRDHEKEAGDGQTSDENSHIDIHPAVNHRLKEGETIRINVKNKPSTGAGMLSAAGLTSGLTGTGKSKTLGLVPPPIGAGKIRSPLPPPPNDTVAVRKTSASQGTSLKVPKENKNHSADPLSDLSPLEKSLPAETGSGSSKTTGAGWAAF